GACGGGTCTCCTCGATGCCGTCGAACTCGGTGGTGATGGTGGTCTCGCCGCGGGTGATCGTCAGCTCGCGGTCGCCGCTGAGGAAGGCGTCTTCGAGGAGGAGTTCCCCCTCGGTGCCGATGATCCGGAGGTTGCTGGTCTCCTGGGCGTTCTGACTGGCCGTGCAGGCGGCGACGACGCCGTCGGGGAACTCGACGGTGAAGGCGGCCCGCTCGTCGGGCACCTCGTCGAAGGCCTCGTGGCCCGACCAGTCCGTCGCGGTGACGGCGACGGGGTCCTCGTCGATGACGAACCGGGTCGTGTTGATGGAGTAGACGCCCAGATCGGTGACGGAGGCGCCCGGGCCGGCCATGTCGGGGTCGAGCCGCCACTGGTCGTAGTTGTCGTTGATGTCCAGCAGGGGCTGGGACATGTTGCCGTGGACCATCGCCACGTCGCCGATGAAGCCGGCGTCGACGAGCTTGCGCATCATGCGGACGGCGGGCTGGACGTGCATCCGGTACTCGACGCCCAGCGTCACGTCCTCGGCGGCCTCGACGAGCTTCTCGGCGCGCTCGGTGCTGGCCTCCAGGGGCTTCTCGCAGAGGACGTCCTTGTCGAACTCCGCGGCGGCCTCCACGTAGGGGAGGTGCAGGGCGTTGGGCGTCGCGACGTAGACGGCGTCGTAGGCGTCGGTCGCCTCGCCCGCCTGGAACTCGTCGTAGGTGAGCCCGTGCTCGATGCTCTCGTGGTCCTCGGCGACGCCCTCGGCCTTCTCGGTCGTCGAGGAGACGACGACGGTCGTCTCCAGGTGGTCCAGCACCTCGGTCGCGGGGATGGCGAACTCCATGGTCCACCAGCCGAGGCCGACCATCGCGAACCGCACCGTCCCGTCCTCGGCCTGGGGCCAGTCGCGCGCCGTGAAGTCGTCGAGGTACGCCTGTAGATCCATGGACGAGTGCGCGCACGCGACCGGCATAAGTGATACGAAGGCGCCCGAGACCGGCCGTGTGAGCGGTTCGAGTTCGGTAATTTCGGACAGGTGATGGGGTCGTTCGGTCCCCTCCGTCCCGCCACCCGGAGCGGTCGCCGGTCTCCTCGGTGTCGGTTCCGGCAGCTGGTCGCTTACAGGTAGTCGACCCGGTCGGGGGCCGACCGCTCACTCGCCGAACTCGGCGGCGACGGCCTCGCGGTCGATCTTGTCGGGACCGCTCGTGGGGAGTTCGTCGACGAACGCGAGGTGGCGGGGGTGTTTGAACCGGGCCAGGCGGTCGTCGAGGAACGCGCGGAGGTCGTCGAGCGTCGGTTTCTCGGCACCGTCCCGGAGTTCGACGACGGCCCTCCCGACCTGGCCCCACTGCTCGTCGGGGACGGGGATCACGACGGCGTCGGCCACCGCCGGGTGGTCGACGACCGCGTCCTCGACCGCCGCGGGGTAGACGTTCTCGCCGCCGCTGACGAACATGTTCTTCTTGCGTCCCTCGATGGAGACGTAGCCCTCGTCGTCGACGCGGGCCAGGTCGCCCGTCGAGACCCACTCGCCGAACGTCTCGGCGCTCTCCTCGGGGGCGCCCCAGTAGCCGTCGGCCGCGTGGGGCGACCGGAGTTCGAGTTCGCCGATTTCGCCCGCGGGGAGGGTCTGGCCGTCGTCGTCGACGACGCGCGCGTCGACGTGCGGATCCGCCACGCCGACGGTGTGGGCCTTCTCGCGCGGCCAGTCGTCGGGCATGGCGAAGTTGTTGGGGCCGCACTCGGTCAGCCCGTACCCCTGCGAGAGGTCGACGCCGCGGTCCCACCACGCCTCCATGACCGACTCGCGGCAGGGGCCGCCGCCGGACTTGACGAACCGGAGCGACGACAGGTCCGTCCCGCCCCAGCGGTCGTGTTCGGTCATCATCCGCAACACGGCGGGGACGGCGACGAGGACGCTCGCCGACCGCTCCTCGACGATCCCGAGGATCTGGCCGGGGTCGAACTCGCGGTCGATGACGACCGTGCCGCCCATGTGGAAGACCGGGAGCGTGAGGACGTTCCAGCCGCCGGTGTGGAACATCGGGAACACCATCGGCGTCACGTCGTCGTCGCGGAGCCCCCACGCGGTGATCGTGTTGAGGGAGTTCCAGACGAGCGCCTCGTGGGAGAGCACCGTCTCCTTCGGCGTCCCCGTCGACCCGCCGGTGTGGAGAAAGAGGTGCGGGTCGCCGGCGTCGACGGCGGGGCCGTCGAACGCCGAGCCGTCGTCGGCGAGCACCGCGTCGTAGGGTTCCCAGGTGGTCGATCCGCCCGCACGTCCGTCCTCGTCCCCGCGGCTCCCGTCGACCGGCAGCGACAGGATCGGCGCGTCGGCGTCCCAGGCGTCCCGGTCGGTCGCGCCCCCGACCAGGTCGGCGAACGGTTCCTCGACGACGACGAGCTCCGGGTCGACCGTCGCCAGCAGTTCGGCGAGTTCCGGCGGGGCCAGCCGGTGGGACAGCGGGGCGAGGACGGCCCCGGTCTTGCCCGTCGCGAAGAACAGATCGACGTACTCCGGACGGTTGCGCGAGACGACGGCGACGCGGGGGCCGGCGTCGGTCCCGGTATCGGCGGCCGTTCCGGGCTTCGCTCCCGCGTCGCCGTCGTCGCGGACGACGCCGTAGTCGTCCAGCAGTCGCGCCCAGCGGTTCGCCCGCCGGTCGAGGTCGGCGTAGGTGTACTCGACTCCCGTCGCGGCGTCGACGAGCCCGACCCGCTCGGGCGAGAGCGCCGCGCGCTTCTCGCTCCAGGCGCCGACCCACTCCGCCTCAGACATCCTCGACGAACTCCCGGAGTTCGTCGGTGACCCGCTCGTCGCGCTCGACGAAAAAGAGGTGCGAGCCGCCCTCGACCGCGACGAGTTCCGCGCCGGGGATCCCCTCGGCCAGGAGGCGAGCGTTCTCCGGAGGGAGCACGCGGTCGTCAGTGCCGTGGAGGACGAGCGTCGGCAGGTCGATCCCGTCCAGTTCGTCGCCGGCGTCGAAGCCGACGGCCGCCGCGCTCTGCCACTCGTAGGCGTCCGCCGACGGGTCGGTCTCCAGGCGCCAGTCGACGATCCGGTCGACGACCTCCTGATTCGCCGCCCAGAACTCGTCCGAAAAGGCGGGTTCCATCTTGTGTCGGATCGTCTCACTCGGCCCGTACTCGTCGGGGACGGCGAGCATCCGCGCCTGCGTCTCCTCGGGGATGGGAACGGCGTCGTCGCCGCCGGGCGTCGTACAGAGCAGGGCGAGCGACTCGGCGCGGTCGTAGTCGAGGGCGTACCGCTGGGCGATCATCCCGCCGAGGCTCGCGCCGACCAGATGCGTCCGCTCGATCCCCGCGTCGTCGAGGACGGCTTCGAGGTCTGCGGCCATCTCCGCGACGGTGTAGGGCCCCTCCGGCGCGTCGGAGTCGCCGGTGCCGCGGTTGTCCATGACGACCGTGCGGTACTCCGAAAGCGCCTCGCGCTGCCAGTTCCACATCCAGGTCCCGTAGGCCAGCCCTTCGAGGAACGTCACCGTCTCGGCCTCGGCGGGCCCCGCCACGTCGTAGGCGATCCGGACCTCGTCGTTCGTCGCGTGCGCCATGGCGGAGGTATCGAACGCCCCACCCTTCAACCCGGACGTTCACGTGTGAACCCGGACCCGAAGCGACCGAACGCTCGATAGCCCGATCGACCCCGTCGAAATCGACTTTCGAACCGTCTCCACGGACACAATTGCCCAGGGAGGCCGATTCATCATTACAGAATAGGATCGAGACCGGTTCCGTCCGCGGGCCCGGTCGTCACTTCCCGAATGCGGGGTACTGATCGATTCCACATACACGTTCCTGAGAAATTTCGAATTCCGCTAGAGTTTTACGAATGGCCCTGAGACGGACTGTTATGGGATTACATGCCAGAGAGGTCAACCAGGACGTGCGGGAGCTGGGCGAGCTGCTCGGGGAGATAATCCGGACCCAGCGGTCCGACTCTGCGTTCGAGATAGTCGAACAGATCCGGACGGCCGCGATCGACTACCGGCGCGGCGACGCCGAGGACCGGGCGGCGATCGGCGAGGCGCTCGACGGGCTCGACCCCGAGGAGCAGGACGTCGTCGCGCGGGCGTTCACGACGTACTTCGAGCTGATCAACCTCGCCGAGGAGCGCCAGCGCGTCCGGGAGATCCGCGAGGGGAGCCACGAGGGAACGCTCGAGGACGGCGTGCGCGCGGCCGTGGAGGAACTCGCCGAGCGCGACCTCGACGCGGCGACCGTCGAGCGGGTGCTCGACGACGTGCTGATCCAGCCGACCTTTACCGCTCACCCGACAGAGGCGCGCCGGAAGACCGTCAAGGCGAAGCTCCGGTCGGTCTCGAACCACCTCGAACGGCTCGACGAGGTGCGGCTGACCCGCGACGAGCAGGCCGACGTGGAGCGCGACCTCGAAGCCGAGGTGACGAGCCTCTGGCAGACCGCGCAGGTCCGCGAGCGTCGGCCCGACGTGACCGACGAGGCGCTCAACGTCCAGTGGTATCTGGAGAACGTCCTCTTCGAGGTCATCAGCGAGGTGTACGACGCGCTCGAACGCGCCGTCGACGACGAGTTCGACGGCGAGGTCGACGTGCCGAAGCTCTACGAGTTCCGCTCGTGGGCCGGGAGCGACCGCGACGGCAACCCCTTCGTCACGCCCGAGGTCACGGAGGAGACGCTCGACCGCCAGCAGTCGGCCGCGGTGCCGCTGTACCGCGACCGCCTCAAGACGCTCTCGGGCGTCCTCAGCCAGGACGCGAGCGGGATCGACACCGGCGAGCGCTTCGACGAGCGACTGGCCGACCACCGCGACCGCCTCCCCGCGGTGGCCCAAGCGGCCCGCGAACGCTACCCGGACGAGCCCTACCGGCAGAAGCTCAAGCTGATGCGCGAGAGCGTCCTCCGGGTCGACGACGTCCGCCCTGGCGGCTACGCCGACGAGCGCGCGTTCCTCGACGACATCGAGGCCATCGCCGAGAGCCTGCGCGCCAACGGCGCGGACGTGATCGCCGAGTCCCACGTCGACCCCCTCTATCGCACCGTCGACACCTTCGGGTTCTCGCTGGCGAGCCTCGACCTGCGCGACCACCGCGCGAAACACACGAACGCCATCGCCGAGGCCGTCGACCGCGAGGGCGTCGACTACGAGTCCATGGACGAGGACGAGCGCGTCGAGTTCCTCACGGAGGCCGTCCTGCAGGACCCGACCGTGATCGACCTCGCCGACCGCGAGGACCTCTCCGACGAGGCCGCCCGCGTGCTCCGGCGGTTCGAGAAGACCGCCGAGTGGCAGGACGACTACGGCGTCGACGCCATCGACACCTACGCCATCAGCTGGTGCGAGGAACCCAGTCACGTCCTCGAAGTCCTGTTCCTCGCCGACCAGGCCGGCATCGTCGACCTGCCGGGCTACTGCGGGCTGGACGTGGTCCCGCTGCTCGAATCGAAGTACGCGCTGGACGGCGCGCGCCGCATCATGGGCACGCTGTTCGAGAACGAGGCCTACCAGCAGGCGCTGGACGCCCGCAACGGCGTCCAGGAGATCATGCTCGGCTACTCCGACTCCAACAAGGAGAACGGGTTCCTGGCGGCGAACTGGAGCCTCTTCCGCAACCAGCGCCGCCTGGCCGCCATCACCGACGACTACGACGTGGAGATGCGGCTGTTCCACGGCCGCGGCGGCTCCATCTCGCGGGGCGGCGGGCCGATGAACGACGCGATGCTCGCGCTGCCCAACGAGACGGTCTCGGGGCAGATCAAGTTCACCGAGCAGGGCGAGACCATCTCCGAGAAGTACGCCAACCGGCGGATCGCCGAGCGCAACCTCGAACAGATGCTCGACGCGCAGATCCGCGCCCGGCACAACGCGATGGAAGAGCCCGTCGAGGAGGTGCCCGACGAGTGGGCCGATGCGATGGAGACGGCCGCCGAGGCCGCCCGCGAGGAGTACGTCGACCTGCTCGAATCCGAGGGGTTCGTCGACTTCTTCGAGACCGCCACGCCGATCACCGTCATCGAGAACCTGAACCTCGGGTCCCGTCCCGCGTCGCGCTCCGAGGACCGGAGCGTCGACGACCTGCGCGCGATCCCCTGGGTGTTCTCGTGGACGCAGGCCCGCTGTATCCTCCCCGGCTGGTACTCGCTGGCGACCGGCCTTCAGGCGTATCTCGACGACGGTGGCGACGTCGAGACGCTGCGGGAGATGTACGACGAGTGGCTGTTCTTCCAGACGACGCTGGACAACGCTGCGCTGGCGCTGGCCCGCTCGGAGATGGAGATCGCCGAGCGCTACGCCGACCTCGCGCCCGACGACCTCCGCGAGACCTTCTTCCCGCGCATCCGCGAGGAGTACGAGGGCGCCGTCGAACTGGTGAAGACGATCACCGACCGCGACAGCCTGCTGCGCCGCGAGTGGCTCGCGGAGAACCTCGCCCGGCGCAACCCCTACGTCGACCCGCTCAACCTCCTGCAGGTGCGCCTGCTCGACCAGTCCCACCTCACCGAGGCCGAGGAGCGCACGCTGCGGCTGACGGTCCAGGGCGTCGCCGCCGGGATGAAGAACACCGGATAGGGTCGCCTTACTCCCCGTTCGGCGGGGTCGCCGGCGATGAACCGACGAAAGGTGCTTGCCGGACCCCCCAGTCCGATCCCGTATGGCACTCGACACAGTTCTCGTCGCCGTCGGCCCGGGTGACGAGGCGCGCACCGAACCCGTCGTGACCGCCGTGAGCAACGTGGCCGGCCCGGCCGGCGCGTCGGTGATCCTGGCCCACGTCTTCTCGCGCGAGCGCTTCGCCGAGGCGGGCGACCGCCTGGGATTCGGCGACGACGCCGTTCCCGACGCCGTGGCCGCCCGGCAGACCACCGTTCAGGCGTTCCGCGACCGTCTCGGCGAGGCCGGACTGGACGTGACCGTCCGTGGGAGCGTCGGCGAGACCGGCGAGGAGATCACCGGCCTCGCCGAGACGACCGACGCGGACCTCGTCTTCGTCGGCGGCCGGAAGCGCCGCCCCTCGGGGAAAGCCGTCTTCGGCTCGACCGCTCAGACCGTGCTGCTCGAGGCGCCCTGTCCGGTGACGTTCGTCAGGAGCGGGTGAGCGTCGCCCTGGCAGTCAGTCGCCGCGTTCGCCGAGGTGCGTCACCCAGGCGACCGCGGCCAGCGCCGGCAGACCGTAGAGGACCGCGTGGACGACCGGCTCGGCGCCGGCGAACCCGGCCGCGACGGTGACGGTGAGCAGGGCGATCAGCAGGTTCGTTCCGGCGGTGCTGGCGTAGAGGGGGACCGACCGGTCGGCGGCGCGTTCGGGCACGGCCCCGACTGGGACCCCGGCGGGCAAGAAAGTACCTCGACTCACTCCACCAGCGCCGCTTCGAGCACTTCCAGCGGGTGCCGTATCTCGTAGCCGGTGCCGTGTTCCATCTGCATGGCGCAGGTGGGACACTCGGTCATCCCGGTCTCGCCCTCGGCGCCCTCCATGTGGTCGAACATCTCCTCGCCGATCTCCATGGAGTAGTCGTACTTCTCCTCCTTCCAGCCGTAGGTGCCCGAGATACCCGAACAGGAGTCGCCCACGTCCTCGACGTCGACGCCGTCCAGCTCCCGAAAGAGTTCGACGGCCTGACGGTCCAGACCCTGATTGCGGGCGTGACACGGCGCGTGGTAGGCGAACTCCTCGGCCAGCTCGCCGGCCACGTCGGCCTCGGCGACGGCGCCCGACAGGTCCTCGTGGATGCGGAGGTACTCGACGGCCTCGTAGGTGTGGGCGGCCACGTCGGCGGTGCCCTCAAAGTCGAACAGTTCGGGGTACTCCTGGCGGAGGCTCATCGAGCAGGAGGTGCAGGAACAGACGGCGTCGTACCCCTCCTCGACCAGCGCCGACAGCGACGCGACGTTGGTCTCGGCATCGCGGCGGGCGTCGTCGAGCATGCCGTTGGCGAACATCGGCGTGCCCGAACAGCCCTGCTCGGGGACGGCGACCTGGTAGCCGAAGTGCTCGAACAGGCGGACGAGCGCCTTGGCCACCTCGGGGGTGTTGTACTCGGCGTAACAGCCGTGGAAGTACGCGACGCGCTTGTCCGTCGACTGGACCTGCGCGCCGCCCCGGGCCTGCCACCAGTCGGTGAACGTCTCGGTGGCGAACTCCGGGAAGTCCCGTTCGCTCGTGACGCCGAGGGTCTTCTCCATGACCCAGCGGGCCGGTCCGAAGTTCATCGCGGCGGTCGCGAGTCTGGGGACCTTGCTGGCGAAGAACGCCGAGGTCCGGTAGTTGGCGAGGATGCGGTTGCGCCAGTACTCGACGGAGAGCTTGCTCATCTGTTCGTCGACGTAGCGGCCCCGAGTCGTGTTGTGCATCTGGCTGAGCGGGACGCCGGAGGGACAGGCGTCGTCGCAGCGCATGCAGTTCGAGCAGGAGGTGACCGACTCGTCGACCTCGTAGTCCTCGTCGGTCTGGGTGAGCCGCCACTGCTCGGGCCCCTGGAACTTCGGCCCGGGGAAGTCGTCGTCGACCTCCGCGACCGGACAGCTGGTGTCGCAGGACGAGCACTTGTAACAGGAGTCGGCGCCCGAGCGCAGGTCGAACGCCTCTGCCTCGCCGAAGACCTGAGTCGGCTCGTGGTTCTCGTCGGGATTCGGTGCCGCCGGTTCGAACTCGCTGGTGTGGTCGGTATCGCTCATGGGATCGGTCGTGTCGCCGGCCGCGTCGCTCGTCGTGCCGCCGTCCGGGACGCGCGGCCGTCCCGGCTCCGTCTCGTCGTCCGCGCCGTCCGCCGCCCGCTCGTCGCTCATCGCACCGCCTCCGCGGCGGCCGCGCCGGCCGCGTGGCCCGTCGCGATCGAGACACCGCTGCCCGATTTCTCGGCCGCGAAGTCGTAGCCGCCCAACACCGACCCCGCCGCTCTGAGGTTCTCGAACTCGGGGTCGCCCTCGGCGTCGAGCGGCCGCAGGTCGCCGTCGGTCGGGAGGCCGAACCGGGCGAACTCGTGGTCGCCGAAGGCGCCGGTGTCGAACCACTCGTAGCGGTCGGTCGCGTGCGGGACGTGGCAGTCGAAGATCGGTTCCTCGACGCGCTCCCGGTCCGAGCCGATCCCCTTCCCGACCAGCCCGCCCGTCGCGAGGACGAACTGGTCGGCCGAGAAGGGGATCCTCGCGCCGTTGCGGTCGATCGAGACCGACTCGATGCGTCTCGGGCCGTCGCCCCCGCCGTCCGACTCGTAGTCGACGACGGGGTTACCCGTCTCCATGCTGACTCCCGCGGCGTCCAGCGCCGCGTAGAGGTCGTCCTCCAGTCTGAGCCCGGGCAGCGAGGGGGGACCCATCGGCACCTCGAAGACGGGGACGCCCAGCGCGGCCGCCAGCGACTCGCGGACAGCGGCGGGGTCGTCGTCACCCAGCACCGCGGGGAAGCCGACGCGCTCTGCGCCGTCGAGATGCGGTTCGACCGCGTTCGCGAGCGCGTCGCGGGCGCCGCGGGTGGTTCCGGTGGCGGTCTCGACCGGACTGTCCTCGTCCAGCAACTTCGCGTAGCGCGTCACCTTCGCGTCGGCGTTCGGATCGCCGGGGAAGGCGATGGTCGCGCCGTCGACCTCGAAGGGGACGTCGGCGTTCTCCAGATGCGCGGCCGCGTGGGGGGCGTCGAAGTCGACCAGCGTCTCGAACCCCACGAGCAGGGCGTCGCGGTCGTCGCTGGCGACGCCCGCCGCGGCGCTCGCGGGATACCGGGCGGTCGGTTTGACCGTCCCGCCGTGGGTCGGGACGAGCGCGTTGCGGTCGGTGTGGCCGCCGCGGTAGCGGTCGGCCACCTCGTCGAAGACCCCCATCGCCTCGCGGACGCCGTCGACGCCGACGGTCCGGTAGGGGTGTTCGTCGGGGAGACCCGGGATCGCCTCGTAGGGGTCGACGAGCGGGCCACCGTCGGTCGCGGCGGTGTCGGCGGCGGTTCCATCGGGGGCGTACCCGAGCACGTCGACGAGCCCCGAGGCCTGGGCGAGGGTGCTCTGTTTGTACGAGAGCAGTCGCACGTCCGCGCCCTCGCGGGCGGCCCCGAGCGCGGCGAACCCGCCCGCCAGGCCGCCACCGACCACGACGACCGCCGACTCAATCGCCATCGCGGCCTCCGTCGGTCGCGACGCCGGTGTCCCCGGGTCCGTCGATTCCCTCCCGGTCCGTCGCCTCCGTCGGGCCGTCGTCGAAGGCCGCGAAGTCGACGGACTCGGCGGCGTCGGCGGGGTCGCGGTCGCGGTTCTGGGTGGTCGCGTGCAGCGCGTAGTTGAGCATCGCCTGGGAGAGCTGCTGGCCCCACAGCGCGTGCCGTTGGCCCTTCCAGCGCTCCTGGAGGAGTTCGTCCCAGGCCTCGCGGACGGTGGGCTCGTCGTAGCTGTCCTCCAGCTCGCCGGCGAGCCGGTGGGCACAGAACCCGCCCTGGCAGTTGCCCATCGTGGCGCGCGTCCGGATGCGGACGGCGTTGAGGTCCGAACCCGAGCCCTCGATCGCGTCCTGAACCTCCGCGCGCGTGACGGCCTCGCAGTTGCAGACGACCGGGTTCGGCCCGTCGGTGTCGAGCACCTCGTCGGCCCGCGATCCCAGGCGTTCGACGCTGCGGCGGCCGATCGGCGACTGTAGGCCGAACTCGTCCATGTAGTCCCGGAGGACGCTGAAGTCCTCGCTGCCCGGGAGCGACACGTCGGCGGTCCGGCAGGCGGCGTCGACGCCGAAGCGGTCGCAGACGTGGTCGACGATCTTCTCGGCCATCATCCGGTAGGTGGTGAACTTCCCGCCGACGATGCTGGTCATGCCCGGCAGGTCGTCGCGGTCGTCGTGGTCGAGCAGGAAGAAATCGCGCGTGATGTCGGTGGGGTCGGTGCTGCCCACGTCCGGCGGCTCGTACAGCGGGCGGACGCCCCAAAAGGAGCGGATCGTCCGGGCGCCTTCGAGCATGGGGATCAGCTCCGAGAGCGTCTCGATCATCATGTCGACCTCCCACCGCTCCTCGGGGTAGTCCTCGGGGTCGTCGACCTCCTCGTCGGTCGTCCCGAGGATCGCCGTCGTCTCGTGGGGGACGACGATGTCGGCGTCGCCCTTGGGTCGACAGCGGTTGATCACGGTGTCGACCTGCCGGACGTTCATGATCGTCATCACGCCCTTGGAGGGGCGGACCTCGATGTCGACGCCGGCCATGTCGCCGATCTGGCCGGCCCACGCGCCGGTGGCGTTGACGACGTGGTCGGCGCGGATCGCCTCGCGGCCGCCTTCGGTGCCGTGGACGCGCAGGCCCGGTCCCGAGGCGTGTTCGACCTCGACGCCGACGACCTGGCCGCCCTCGACGAGCAGGTCGGTGACCTCGGAGTGGGTCTCGACGCGTGCGCCGTGTTCGACGGCGCTGGCGGCGTTGGCGACGACGAGCCGGAAGGGGTCGACCGCGCCGTCCGGGACGTGGATCGCCTTCTCGATGTCCTCGGCGAGGTGGGGTTCCATCGCGCGGGCCTCCGCGCCCGAGAGCACCTCGGCGGGGATCCCGCAGGCCTCGCAGCCCTCGAGCTTCTCCTGAAAGTACTCCTCGGAGTCCTCGGGGCGCTTGACGAAGAGACCGCCGGTCTCCTCGACGCAGTGGGCGGCGATGTCCCGGAGGACGCGGTTCTCCTCGATACACTCGCGGGCGCTGGACTGGTCGGAGACCGCGTAGCGGCCGCCGCTGTGGAGCAACCCGTGCATCCGCCCGGTCGTCCCGTGCGTGAGGTTGCCCTGCTCGACGAGCGTCACGTCGAACCCGCGCATCGCCAGGTCGCGCGCGACGCCGCTCCCCGTCGAACCGCCCCCGAGCACCGCGATGTGGGGTGTGGATGCCATCTGTTCGCAGGTTCGGCGCCCATCCACTTTACTTCACCGGCGAACTCCGCCTCTCGATAAATAAAATGGTTCTACCCCGCGAACGGAACGGTAACCCGGCGATCCGGTGGCGATTACTCGATGGAACGGACACCGTACTCCGTGAGACGAGCCGGCCCAACCACCGGTAAACGGTCGTGAACTGCCGTAGGTCCGGTACCGGATCACGTCGACGAGCTTTCCGCACCGTCCGCGAGCGTCCCGACGGGCGGTACCGGACACCTACTTTACCCGACGTACCCCAACCATCAGTAACATTTATAACGATTCCGTATGTTGTTTATCGATAGGGCGGCACTCGGAGTAAATATTCCGCCACACACGGTGACAGACAATGGCAGACACATACATCGGCGCGATCGACCAGGGGACGACCGGCACTCGCTTCATGGTGTTCGACCACGAGGGGCAGGTCGTCGCG
The window above is part of the Halosimplex rubrum genome. Proteins encoded here:
- the glpA gene encoding anaerobic glycerol-3-phosphate dehydrogenase subunit GlpA, producing MASTPHIAVLGGGSTGSGVARDLAMRGFDVTLVEQGNLTHGTTGRMHGLLHSGGRYAVSDQSSARECIEENRVLRDIAAHCVEETGGLFVKRPEDSEEYFQEKLEGCEACGIPAEVLSGAEARAMEPHLAEDIEKAIHVPDGAVDPFRLVVANAASAVEHGARVETHSEVTDLLVEGGQVVGVEVEHASGPGLRVHGTEGGREAIRADHVVNATGAWAGQIGDMAGVDIEVRPSKGVMTIMNVRQVDTVINRCRPKGDADIVVPHETTAILGTTDEEVDDPEDYPEERWEVDMMIETLSELIPMLEGARTIRSFWGVRPLYEPPDVGSTDPTDITRDFFLLDHDDRDDLPGMTSIVGGKFTTYRMMAEKIVDHVCDRFGVDAACRTADVSLPGSEDFSVLRDYMDEFGLQSPIGRRSVERLGSRADEVLDTDGPNPVVCNCEAVTRAEVQDAIEGSGSDLNAVRIRTRATMGNCQGGFCAHRLAGELEDSYDEPTVREAWDELLQERWKGQRHALWGQQLSQAMLNYALHATTQNRDRDPADAAESVDFAAFDDGPTEATDREGIDGPGDTGVATDGGRDGD